One window from the genome of Crassostrea angulata isolate pt1a10 chromosome 2, ASM2561291v2, whole genome shotgun sequence encodes:
- the LOC128174058 gene encoding uncharacterized protein K02A2.6-like — translation MSHSGIKTLPEFIIAESNSGAKEWEAYKRDFLVHLDALGLDDKPGKRKVGLLLANMGREAVKIYDSFTWAPQIEEDRDNNIEAQPGENKHDLQTVFKKFDRHFGVHNYRNIKRQEFLKTRRGKNTIMDYISELKRKAEFCEYGEQKEGLICDMIINGVNDMKCSEKLMEIPAGELTLDRVIQTCRQVELTNVHLKNLDAENPSVNFANTKHNTSYEKPRTFGQPVQRGQRGGSRYQGTHPYCANCSKHHIKGHCPAFNKHCDACGQKGHFKHSNLCQSRAAPPRGHQRSRRNFRGRGHPPRRSRVYYAEDNTPHSNSELEEMFNQCTVQDVWTASTDTNSESTGDWKVTFDIGNKKLTLDIDSGAQCNILSKTSAEKFSSVAPITDSNVIINGVSTKVKAFGQISLPCKYKDTERLVSFQVIDNPRPLQLLGRKDSILFGLIARVNSVNVSTATEQLRKDYADVIGQDIGCLPGEYEIKIDKTVAPVIHAPRAIPVAIRDQVKLELDNLVRCGIISPVTEPTPWVNSMVCVRKKNGRMRICIDPSDLNKAIMREHYPMNSIEDIVTRLHGSKYFSTLDANMGYYQIKLSKTSSMLTTFNTPFGRYRYLRIPMGLKCSGEVFQREMVTHFGSMEGVEIVIDDILVHGKTLEEHTDRLKKVLEKARTIGLKLNSAKCELVKPEVDYVGHRLTGEGLKPSAGRVKAILEMKDPKDRGELETVLGMLAYLAKFIPRLSELTAPLRKMKTSETWNWDVESKQAFTNVKKALTSTDVLKYFDVTRPVTVTVDASMKGLGAAILQENGVVAYASRALTSAEQRYAQIEKEMLAVVFGCERFHKLLYGKSNVTIETDHKPLETIMKKPIHTAPMRIQKMMLRLQPYEFNLIYIKGKEIGLADCLSRLPLENSDERLIDDEMMVMVAETLSYTNHETLVESTKKDQQLQILKQVICQGWPERKCDVPLEVMPFWDFRDELSTYNGLIYRGERTVIPSELRTVTLKTIHSSHQGILKSKQKAREFVFWPGMNKQIEDVVSRCSACLTHRNKPQREPMMIHPIPSLPWSKVGTDLFELDNRHFLILVDYYSNFIEVAELERDTRAKTVITKIKECIARYGIMDILVSDNGPQFACQEFKEFTRAFGIDHVTSSPLHPQSNGLAERSVQTIKNILKKCTESGDDMYLGLLDLRNTPRDNEIGSPMQRLMSRRVKTLIPISDTLRKPCIIEPNLVSTRLMEYKQKQKFYYDQSAKPRPQCELGDSIRIQTPDGWKPATYVSASVHPRSHIVEAGSQGRTYRRNNCKLMKTREDPHVIQPKHEGFASPTLEVPILRTPSANHLPPAKPKPALPEEKPKVEQKSEPGQAQDTQRRCTRSGRAVTKPKYLSDYSV, via the coding sequence ATGTCACACAGCGGTATCAAAACTTTACCAGAATTTATTATAGCTGAATCTAACTCTGGAGCGAAAGAATGGGAGGCTTACAAGCGCGACTTTCTTGTGCATTTAGATGCTCTGGGACTGGACGACAAACCCGGTAAGAGGAAAGTAGGATTATTACTAGCTAACATGGGCCGGGAAGCTGTGAAAATCTACGATTCGTTCACATGGGCTCCACAAATAGAAGAGGACAGAGACAACAACATCGAGGCACAACCGGGAGAGAATAAACATGATCTACAGACAGTATTCAAGAAGTTCGATCGTCACTTTGGGGTCCATAACTATCGAAACATTAAAAGGCAAGAATTCTTGAAAACCAGGAGAGGCAAAAATACAATAATGGATTACATATCCGAGCTGAAACGTAAAGCTGAATTTTGTGAGTACGGAGAGCAGAAAGAAGGGTTGATATGTGACATGATAATTAACGGTGTCAATGATATGAAATGTTCAGAGAAGCTAATGGAAATTCCCGCTGGCGAATTAACCCTGGATAGGGTCATTCAAACCTGTCGTCAAGTCGAATTGACCAACGTGCATTTGAAAAATTTGGACGCTGAAAACCCATCAGTAAATTTTGCGAACACAAAACATAACACAAGCTACGAGAAACCAAGGACATTCGGACAACCAGTGCAGCGAGGGCAAAGAGGAGGAAGCAGATACCAAGGTACGCATCCGTATTGTGCAAATTGCAGCAAACATCACATTAAAGGACATTGTCCAGCATTTAACAAGCATTGTGATGCCTGTGGGCAGAAAGGACACTTTAAGCATTCAAACCTATGTCAAAGTCGTGCAGCACCACCAAGAGGTCATCAGAGAAGTCGGAGAAATTTCAGAGGAAGAGGACACCCTCCGCGGCGCTCGCGAGTATATTATGCCGAAGACAATACACCTCATAGCAACTCTGAGCTAGAAGAGATGTTTAATCAGTGCACAGTACAAGATGTGTGGACCGCGAGTACAGATACTAATTCAGAGTCAACCGGTGATTGGAAAGTTACATTTGACATTGGCAACAAGAAATTAACTTTGGACATTGATAGCGGTGCACAGTGCAACATATTATCCAAAACAAGTGCCGAGAAATTTTCGTCCGTTGCTCCGATCACTGATAGTAACGTTATTATCAATGGCGTAAGCACCAAAGTTAAAGCATTTGGACAGATAAGCTTACCATGCAAATACAAGGACACAGAAAGACTAGTTAGTTTCCAAGTGATTGACAATCCTCGACCCTTACAGTTACTTGGTAGGAAAGACAGCATTCTATTTGGCCTGATTGCAAGAGTTAACAGTGTCAATGTCAGTACCGCTACTGAGCAATTAAGGAAAGACTATGCAGATGTCATTGGACAGGACATTGGATGCCTTCCTGGCGAATACGAAATAAAAATCGACAAAACAGTGGCACCCGTAATTCACGCACCAAGAGCTATTCCAGTAGCTATTCGTGATCAAGTAAAACTTGAGCTTGACAACTTAGTTCGTTGTGGCATCATATCTCCAGTAACAGAACCAACTCCATGGGTCAACAGTATGGTATGTGTGCGGAAGAAAAATGGCCGCATGCGAATTTGCATAGATCCATCAGATCTCAACAAGGCAATTATGCGTGAACATTATCCAATGAACAGTATTGAAGATATTGTGACAAGATTGCACGGAAGCAAGTATTTTTCAACCTTGGATGCTAACATGGGCTACTATCAGATCAAATTGTCTAAGACCAGTTCTATGTTAACAACATTTAACACACCCTTTGGAAGATACCGATACCTACGTATTCCAATGGGGTTGAAATGTTCCGGTGAAGTTTTTCAGAGGGAGATGGTGACTCATTTTGGCAGCATGGAAGGAGTAGAAATCGTAATAGATGACATATTAGTTCACGGAAAGACCTTGGAAGAGCACACTGACCGACTCAAAAAGGTATTGGAAAAAGCCCGAACCATCGGATTGAAGTTAAACTCAGCCAAGTGTGAACTTGTGAAACCGGAAGTTGACTATGTTGGCCATCGTCTCACAGGAGAAGGCTTGAAACCATCAGCAGGCAGAGTAAAAGCAATTCTTGAGATGAAGGACCCAAAAGACAGAGGGGAACTTGAGACAGTACTTGGTATGTTAGCTTACCTTGCCAAGTTTATTCCAAGACTAAGTGAACTCACAGCTCCGCTACGGAAAATGAAAACAAGTGAAACTTGGAACTGGGACGTTGAATCGAAACAAGCATTCACTAATGTCAAGAAAGCACTAACCTCTACAGATGTCTTGAAGTATTTTGACGTCACTCGACCAGTGACTGTTACCGTTGATGCATCAATGAAAGGCTTAGGAGCAGCGATTTTGCAGGAAAATGGAGTTGTGGCCTATGCATCTCGAGCTCTAACCTCAGCAGAACAGAGATACGCGCAAATCGAGAAAGAGATGTTGGCGGTAGTCTTCGGATGTGAACGTTTCCACAAACTGCTGTATGGGAAGTCTAATGTGACAATAGAAACTGACCATAAACCACTGGAAACCATCATGAAAAAACCCATTCATACAGCACCAATGAGGATACAAAAAATGATGTTAAGATTACAGCCTTATGAGTTCAATCTCATCTACATTAAAGGCAAAGAAATTGGATTGGCAGACTGTCTGAGCCGACTACCATTAGAGAACAGTGACGAAAGGCTGATAGATGATGAAATGATGGTCATGGTAGCTGAAACCTTATCGTATACAAACCATGAAACACTAGTCGAATCTACGAAGAAAGATCAACAACTACAAATTCTGAAACAAGTTATTTGCCAAGGATGGCCAGAGAGGAAATGTGATGTACCACTTGAAGTCATGCCATTTTGGGACTTTCGTGATGAACTATCTACTTACAATGGACTCATCTATCGTGGGGAGCGTACAGTCATACCGTCAGAACTAAGAACAGTAACATTGAAGACAATCCACAGTTCTCACCAAGGGATCCTTAAGAGCAAACAGAAAGCTAGAGAATTCGTGTTCTGGCCAGGAATGAACAAACAGATTGAAGATGTTGTCAGCAGATGCAGTGCATGTTTAACACATAGAAACAAACCACAAAGGGAACCAATGATGATTCATCCTATACCTTCACTTCCGTGGAGCAAAGTTGGAACCGATTTATTTGAGCTTGATAATCGTCATTTCCTCATCCTAGTTGATTACTACTCAAACTTCATTGAAGTAGCAGAGTTAGAAAGGGACACCAGAGCGAAAACTGTCATAACAAAGATCAAGGAGTGTATTGCTCGTTATGGTATAATGGACATATTAGTGAGTGACAATGGTCCACAGTTTGCATGCCAAGAATTCAAAGAGTTTACAAGAGCATTTGGGATCGACCATGTCACATCATCACCATTACATCCACAATCAAATGGACTTGCAGAAAGATCAGTACAAACAATCAAGAACATCTTAAAGAAATGCACAGAGTCTGGAGATGATATGTACTTAGGGCTACTTGATCTACGCAACACCCCCAGGGATAACGAAATCGGATCACCAATGCAACGTCTTATGTCCAGGCGAGTTAAGACACTGATACCCATCAGTGACACATTGCGAAAGCCGTGCATTATAGAACCAAACCTAGTATCTACTCGTCTTATGGAATACAAACAGAAGCAAAAATTCTATTATGACCAAAGTGCAAAACCAAGACCACAGTGTGAACTTGGAGATTCCATACGCATTCAAACACCTGATGGTTGGAAACCAGCAACCTACGTGTCAGCCTCTGTACATCCACGTTCTCATATTGTTGAAGCTGGCAGTCAGGGAAGAACGTACCGCAGGAACAACTGTAAACTGATGAAGACAAGGGAAGACCCGCATGTGATCCAACCCAAACATGAAGGATTTGCGTCGCCCACTCTTGAAGTTCCGATCCTGAGAACTCCATCGGCAAACCATTTACCACCAGCAAAGCCTAAACCAGCATTACCAGAGGAGAAGCCAAAGGTTGAGCAGAAGTCCGAGCCAGGACAAGCACAAGATACACAGCGAAGATGTACACGTTCCGGACGAGCCGTCACAAAGCCAAAGTACTTATCCGACTATTCCGTGTGA